The region CCTCGGGGAAGATATTGAAGAAAGAGCTGAAAAAGAGGCTTTAAAGGTGATGGTTCGGACGAATCAGCCTCATATGTTTTTTACCAAAGGAGAATGAAAAGGATAAAGCATGAACGTTGGAGAGTGGGTGTTCAAGAGGGCGATGACATATCCCGACGGCCCCTTCCTGAAGGAAGAGGAGCGGGAGGACAGACAGTATACAAACGCCGAGTTTAACAAAAGGGTAAACAGGATGGCCCACGCCCTTTACGGCATGGGACTTAAGCGGGGCGACAGGGTCGGGGCGCTCTTGCTTAACTCCTCGGAGTTCCTGGAGATATTCTTCGCCTGCGCCAAGACCGGGATAATCATGGTTCCGATGAACTTCAGGCTGGCGGTGCCGGAGCTCGCCTACATCCTGAGCGACTGCACCCCCAAGGCGGTCTTCTACTCCTCGGAGTTCTCAGACAACGTGATGGGGCTGAAGTCGAAGAGGGGGGAGATAAAGCACTTCATAAAGCACGGCGGCGAGGAGCTTCTCGAAGACCCGAACGTCAAGGACTTCGTCTCGAAATTCTCGGAGGAAGAGCCGACCCCCGAAACCGAGGTTATGGAAGACGACCCCCTCGCCATCATGTACACCTCGGGGACCACCGGCGATCCTAAGGGGGCGGTCCTTACCCACAAGAACATCATCTTTGACGCCATCCACAACCTGATCAACTACAGCCTTAACAGGAGCTTTCGGTCCCTCGTGTCGGCCCCGATGTTCCACATCGGGGCGCTGGCCGCATCCACGACCCCCGTCATATACGCCGGGGGGTCTTTGGTCCTTAAGAGGTTCTTCAACGCCTCGGAGATGCTGAGGCTGATAACCAAGGAGAAGGTCAACTACATGTTCACGGTCCCGGTCATGTACCACATGATGACCGAGGCGGAGGAGTGGGGGAGGACAGATTTCTCCCACGTCTACTATTTCTTCGCGGGGGCGGCGCCCATGCCGGTTCACCTGATAAAAAAATACCAGGACGAGAAGGGGGTGCGCTTCGCCCAGGGCTACGGCATGACGGAGACGTGCCAGATAAGCGCCCTCTCCCTTGAGGACTCCATCAGGAAGGCCGGCTCCGTGGGGAAAGAGGTCTTCCACATGACGATGAGGATCGTCGACGACGACGTTGACGTGCCCCACGGCGAGGTGGGGGAGATTATCCTGAAAGGCCCGAACATCTTTTCCTGCTACTGGAACAAGCCGGTGGAGACCGGGGAGGCAAAGCGCGGGGGGTGGTTCCACACGGGGGACCTGGGAAGGAGGGACGAGGAGGGGTTCCTCTACATTGTGGGGAGAAAGGTGGAGCTGATAATCAGCTCCGGGGAGAACATCTACCCCACCGAGGTGGAGAAGGCGATAACTTCCCTTCCCGAAATAAAGGAGGCGGCGGCGATAGGG is a window of Candidatus Zymogenus saltonus DNA encoding:
- a CDS encoding long-chain fatty acid--CoA ligase gives rise to the protein MNVGEWVFKRAMTYPDGPFLKEEEREDRQYTNAEFNKRVNRMAHALYGMGLKRGDRVGALLLNSSEFLEIFFACAKTGIIMVPMNFRLAVPELAYILSDCTPKAVFYSSEFSDNVMGLKSKRGEIKHFIKHGGEELLEDPNVKDFVSKFSEEEPTPETEVMEDDPLAIMYTSGTTGDPKGAVLTHKNIIFDAIHNLINYSLNRSFRSLVSAPMFHIGALAASTTPVIYAGGSLVLKRFFNASEMLRLITKEKVNYMFTVPVMYHMMTEAEEWGRTDFSHVYYFFAGAAPMPVHLIKKYQDEKGVRFAQGYGMTETCQISALSLEDSIRKAGSVGKEVFHMTMRIVDDDVDVPHGEVGEIILKGPNIFSCYWNKPVETGEAKRGGWFHTGDLGRRDEEGFLYIVGRKVELIISSGENIYPTEVEKAITSLPEIKEAAAIGMPDPKRGEVVCAFVILEEGQKITEEEIVERLFGKIANFKIPKKFFFVEELPRNPGGKVLKKELKKML